In a genomic window of Salegentibacter salegens:
- a CDS encoding SusC/RagA family TonB-linked outer membrane protein, translating to MKNNYLKRGLFIVTFFCFGFITAQQTVTGTVSDESGPIPGVNVIERGTSNGTTTDFDGNYSIEVSDDAVLVFSYISYQTQEIAVNDQSVIDVNLVAASESLDDVIVVGYGTQSRAEVTGAISSISTEEINSLPVSTAEQALQGRASGVTVINSGSPGNSPAVRIRGLASPNNNDPLYVIDGVIAGGLGSLNPNDIENIQVLKDASTTAVYGSRGANGVVLVTTKSGTASQKAQLSLDTYTGVQFNNNRYDLLNREQYIQYAREVTDTDPERLTNPEYADFIDNNTDWQDEIFRTGVMKSINLGLSGGNENSNFRFSGGYLNQEGAVIETEFERFNFRSNSNFNFGKLSFGQTLNVAFTLQNPEREDGGRSIIEHAIKSAPYLSVYNPDNRGGFQGPNSALDGQDAANPVRVQTLGSAENKGLTILGSLFAEYEIIDGLTFKSQAGIDYYKYNNNNFIPSYNDDSNGGTHQFGFAQITKNSGTNQSLTLTNSLNYKFEVADFHNFEVLVLAEDQTIDSESLDASSQNPITDDVEELSLNQAGLSSASSEYRRVGYLGRLNYNFDQKYLLSGSYRQDASSRFGANNRWGTFWSVSAGWNVAKESFMEDTDFNNFKIRGSWGTTGNDQIGNYRYASTLVTSFIYPIGGAAVQGTTAEGLPNQNLKWEEVTMKNIGLDLGMFNNALTLSLEYYSNQSDDLLYELPLPLSLGYNVPTIASNVGSVETTGFEADLGYNDYEGEFTWSANLNLGTSKNEVLSIGSLDQVQGGFFENEYLTRIAPGETLFHFYGLKTDGIYQNQAEVDEVFTANPDQTAVQPGDIRFQDLNGDGDITAADKTVIGNPYPTLTMGLNLSAQYKNFDISMFIQGAYGHEIYNTNLYDLEGMPRLFNSGVAVLNRWTGEGTSNTIPRALGAPQNLNASDRFVEDGSYTRLKNLNIGYTFDENIFGESLANLRIYISGQNLITLTDYSGLDPEIGVDNVLQQGAGAIGIDRGLYPQPTSLTFGLQLGF from the coding sequence ATGAAAAACAATTACTTGAAAAGGGGGCTTTTCATTGTAACATTTTTTTGTTTTGGCTTTATTACAGCCCAACAAACCGTTACGGGAACAGTAAGTGACGAATCAGGACCTATACCTGGAGTGAATGTCATAGAGCGAGGAACCTCCAACGGTACAACTACAGATTTTGATGGAAATTATAGTATAGAGGTAAGCGATGACGCAGTTCTCGTTTTTAGCTATATAAGTTATCAAACCCAGGAAATTGCCGTTAACGATCAAAGCGTTATTGATGTAAATTTAGTAGCCGCGTCAGAATCCCTGGACGACGTTATAGTGGTAGGGTATGGTACCCAAAGCCGTGCTGAAGTTACAGGAGCTATATCTTCTATTAGTACAGAAGAGATTAATAGTTTACCGGTATCAACCGCAGAGCAAGCTTTACAGGGTAGAGCTTCTGGTGTTACCGTAATTAACTCAGGTTCTCCAGGGAACTCTCCTGCGGTTAGGATTAGAGGATTGGCCTCACCTAATAATAACGACCCTTTATATGTTATAGATGGTGTTATCGCAGGTGGATTGGGTAGTCTAAACCCAAATGATATTGAGAATATACAAGTTCTTAAAGATGCTTCTACTACAGCTGTTTACGGTTCTAGAGGTGCAAACGGTGTTGTACTTGTTACCACCAAATCTGGAACAGCTTCACAAAAAGCGCAGCTAAGTCTTGACACTTATACCGGGGTACAATTTAATAATAATCGTTACGACTTATTAAATAGAGAGCAATACATACAATATGCAAGAGAGGTAACAGATACTGATCCGGAGCGTCTTACAAATCCTGAGTATGCAGACTTTATTGACAATAATACAGACTGGCAGGATGAAATTTTTAGAACTGGAGTTATGAAAAGTATCAACCTTGGACTTTCCGGGGGTAATGAAAACAGTAATTTTAGATTTTCAGGAGGATACCTTAACCAGGAAGGTGCGGTTATAGAAACAGAATTTGAACGTTTCAATTTTAGATCTAATAGTAACTTTAATTTTGGGAAACTTAGTTTTGGTCAAACCTTAAATGTGGCTTTCACTTTACAAAATCCTGAAAGAGAAGATGGAGGTAGATCAATAATAGAACACGCTATAAAATCGGCTCCTTATTTAAGTGTTTATAACCCCGATAACAGGGGCGGCTTCCAGGGACCAAACTCGGCGCTAGACGGTCAGGATGCGGCCAACCCGGTTAGAGTGCAAACCTTAGGAAGTGCAGAGAATAAGGGACTTACTATTCTAGGTAGCCTTTTTGCTGAATATGAAATAATTGACGGACTTACTTTTAAGAGCCAGGCAGGTATTGATTATTATAAGTATAACAATAATAATTTTATTCCTTCTTATAACGATGATAGTAATGGTGGAACCCATCAATTTGGTTTTGCTCAAATCACTAAAAATAGTGGGACCAATCAATCGCTTACACTTACCAATAGCTTAAACTACAAATTTGAGGTAGCAGATTTCCACAACTTTGAAGTTTTAGTTTTAGCAGAAGATCAAACTATTGATAGTGAAAGCCTGGATGCAAGCAGCCAGAATCCTATTACTGATGATGTAGAAGAACTATCTCTGAATCAAGCAGGCTTGTCTTCAGCTTCTTCAGAATACAGAAGAGTTGGTTATTTAGGACGATTAAATTATAATTTTGATCAAAAATATCTTTTATCTGGATCTTATCGTCAAGATGCATCCAGCCGTTTTGGTGCTAACAACCGTTGGGGTACTTTCTGGTCTGTTTCTGCAGGTTGGAATGTAGCCAAGGAAAGTTTTATGGAAGATACAGACTTCAACAATTTCAAAATTAGAGGTAGTTGGGGTACAACCGGTAACGACCAGATTGGTAATTATCGTTATGCTTCTACACTTGTTACAAGCTTTATTTACCCAATTGGAGGCGCAGCTGTACAGGGTACTACTGCTGAAGGACTTCCCAATCAAAACCTTAAATGGGAGGAAGTTACTATGAAGAATATAGGATTGGATTTAGGTATGTTTAATAATGCATTAACCCTATCCCTTGAATATTATAGTAATCAAAGTGACGATCTTCTTTATGAATTGCCACTTCCACTTAGCTTAGGTTATAATGTGCCAACAATCGCTTCTAATGTTGGATCTGTAGAAACAACCGGTTTTGAGGCTGATCTTGGATATAACGATTACGAAGGTGAATTTACCTGGTCTGCCAATTTAAACCTGGGAACCAGTAAGAATGAAGTGCTTTCTATTGGTAGCCTGGACCAGGTTCAGGGAGGATTTTTTGAAAATGAATATCTTACCAGAATTGCTCCGGGAGAAACTTTATTTCACTTCTATGGTTTAAAAACTGATGGTATATACCAAAATCAAGCAGAAGTTGATGAGGTATTTACAGCTAATCCAGATCAAACAGCCGTGCAACCGGGAGATATTAGATTCCAGGATCTTAACGGAGATGGAGATATCACCGCTGCAGATAAAACAGTAATAGGGAATCCATACCCAACACTTACTATGGGACTTAATTTAAGTGCTCAGTATAAGAATTTTGATATTTCTATGTTTATTCAGGGCGCGTATGGTCACGAGATCTATAATACTAACTTATATGATCTTGAAGGAATGCCAAGACTATTTAATAGTGGTGTAGCTGTTTTGAATAGATGGACTGGAGAAGGAACTTCAAACACGATACCACGTGCTTTAGGAGCTCCACAAAACCTAAATGCTTCAGATCGTTTTGTAGAAGATGGTTCTTATACCAGGCTTAAGAATTTAAATATTGGATATACTTTTGATGAAAATATATTTGGTGAATCTCTTGCCAATCTAAGAATATACATAAGTGGACAAAACTTGATTACCTTAACCGATTATTCCGGACTTGATCCAGAAATTGGTGTTGATAACGTGTTGCAACAGGGTGCCGGGGCGATAGGTATTGATAGAGGTTTATATCCTCAGCCTACTTCATTAACATTTGGTCTACAATTAGGATTTTAA
- a CDS encoding FG-GAP-like repeat-containing protein: protein MKILYKSFFLILFFLIISCKDSNPPEKELAKKESTEDTKIFSQVSAAKSGIDFSNNLTENDSLNYFTYSYIYMGGGVSTGDINNDGLPDLYFTGNQVPNKLYLNKGNMEFEDITESAGVAGDERWYTGVTMADVNADGFLDIYLSVGGKFQPKNNQLFINNGDGTFTEKAKEYGLDDAGNSVQATFFDYDKDGDLDVYIANYPPTRFDAPNFVYEYQMKAVTDLQTDHLMRNDGGKFTDVTNEAGVRSFGLTLSATVGDLNNDGWPDLYISNDFSSPDYMYINNGEGSFREVVKDATSHTSFYGMGVDIADYNNDGLLDIYQVDMSAKKNRRKKANMASMNPDLFWGTVEAGFHYQYMQNVLQTNTGVFNNNTPFFADQSRIAGAASTDWSWGPLFADFDNDGHKDLFVTNGTRREINNNDYFNELKNKSLTKEDRLEKSLNIPSEKIDNFIFQNNGDLSFTIANEKWGIEYEGFSNGVVYVDLDNDGDLEIITNNIDDNASVFENQSSERNNYVQIKLEGPEKNKFGLGSRAYITANDTEQMQELTLSRGFQSSVAPQLHFGLAKADLIDKIRIVWPDGKVEIREDVEANQFLSFNYKDASAIETPKELKPETLFSTITDSTSFPAHKHIENEYDDFKDEVLLPHRTSTFGPGIAVGDLNGDGKEDFIVGGAATYEAGLYYWTASGFEKQSSAAFKKDKGFEDLDALIFDANGNGYNDIYVVSGGNEFDPDSEMLQDRLYINDGKGNFTRDLNALPKMHDSGSRVYKADFDKDGKEELLVLGRLVPGNYPSPANSYILKNNSKNGKVSFKDITQSIAPFLTSLGMATSAEIVDIDNDGWKDIIIVGEWMPIKIFRNNKTEFKDVSKKMGITDDTAGWWWSIKKGDFDNDGDQDFIVGNLGKNYKYTASEDATFDIYFKDFDGNNNNDIVLSYYNEGEKFPLRGRECSSQQIPGIKEKFPDYESFSTATLEEVYSEKDLENSLHYQVKSFSSIYLENADGKFKIHELPNVAQISSINQILVKDYDNDGHLDALIAGNLFWSEVETTRNDAGYGMFLKGDGTGNFEEVVPAQSGFFLPGDVKDMETIKVENREIIIAVKNNSPVQYIGMKNQ from the coding sequence ATGAAAATACTTTATAAGTCATTTTTCCTGATTCTTTTCTTTTTAATTATTTCCTGTAAAGATTCCAACCCACCGGAAAAGGAATTAGCGAAAAAAGAATCTACTGAAGATACTAAAATCTTCAGCCAGGTTTCTGCTGCAAAATCTGGTATAGATTTTAGTAATAATCTTACCGAAAACGATTCCTTAAATTACTTTACCTACTCTTATATTTATATGGGTGGAGGGGTATCTACCGGAGATATTAATAACGACGGCCTGCCCGATCTATATTTTACAGGAAACCAGGTTCCCAATAAGCTTTATTTGAATAAAGGAAATATGGAATTTGAAGATATTACAGAATCTGCCGGGGTTGCCGGAGATGAGAGATGGTACACAGGAGTTACCATGGCTGATGTTAATGCAGATGGTTTTCTGGATATTTATCTTTCTGTAGGAGGAAAATTTCAACCTAAAAACAACCAACTCTTTATAAATAATGGAGATGGGACTTTTACCGAAAAAGCTAAAGAATATGGGTTAGATGATGCCGGTAATAGTGTACAAGCCACTTTTTTTGATTACGATAAAGACGGAGACCTGGATGTTTATATCGCCAATTATCCTCCAACCCGTTTTGACGCGCCAAATTTTGTGTATGAATACCAAATGAAAGCTGTAACCGATCTACAAACAGATCATTTAATGCGTAATGATGGCGGAAAATTCACCGATGTCACTAACGAAGCTGGGGTGAGAAGTTTTGGGTTAACGCTCTCTGCTACTGTAGGAGATTTAAACAACGATGGCTGGCCAGACCTTTATATTTCAAATGATTTTAGCTCCCCAGATTATATGTATATAAACAACGGGGAAGGTAGTTTTAGAGAAGTTGTAAAAGATGCTACTTCCCACACTTCATTTTACGGAATGGGGGTAGATATCGCAGATTACAATAATGATGGACTTTTAGATATCTATCAGGTAGATATGTCGGCCAAGAAAAACAGGCGAAAAAAAGCCAATATGGCCAGTATGAACCCCGATTTGTTCTGGGGTACTGTAGAAGCAGGTTTTCACTATCAATACATGCAAAATGTGCTGCAAACCAATACGGGAGTTTTTAACAATAACACGCCGTTTTTTGCAGATCAATCCCGTATTGCCGGTGCCGCTTCTACAGATTGGAGTTGGGGTCCTCTTTTTGCCGATTTTGATAATGACGGCCATAAAGATCTTTTTGTGACCAACGGCACGCGAAGAGAAATTAACAATAACGATTATTTTAATGAGCTTAAAAACAAGTCGCTTACTAAAGAAGACCGCCTTGAAAAAAGTTTAAATATCCCTTCAGAAAAAATAGATAATTTTATTTTCCAAAATAACGGAGACCTCAGCTTTACTATAGCTAATGAAAAATGGGGAATTGAATATGAAGGATTTTCTAACGGGGTAGTATATGTAGACCTGGATAATGACGGTGACCTGGAAATTATTACTAACAATATAGACGATAATGCTTCTGTTTTTGAAAACCAGAGTTCTGAAAGAAATAACTATGTACAAATAAAGCTGGAAGGTCCTGAAAAAAATAAATTCGGTTTGGGCAGTAGAGCTTATATCACTGCCAATGATACCGAGCAAATGCAGGAACTAACTTTATCTCGTGGATTTCAGTCTTCTGTGGCTCCCCAACTTCATTTTGGACTTGCAAAAGCAGATCTTATTGACAAAATTAGAATTGTATGGCCAGATGGTAAGGTTGAAATAAGGGAGGATGTTGAAGCAAATCAATTTTTAAGTTTCAACTATAAAGATGCTTCAGCAATAGAAACTCCTAAAGAACTTAAGCCAGAGACTTTATTTTCAACCATTACAGATTCTACCTCGTTCCCTGCTCACAAACACATCGAAAATGAGTACGACGACTTTAAAGATGAAGTACTACTGCCCCACCGTACCTCTACTTTTGGCCCAGGTATAGCAGTCGGGGATTTAAATGGTGACGGCAAAGAAGATTTTATTGTAGGAGGAGCAGCCACCTATGAAGCAGGATTATACTATTGGACTGCATCTGGCTTCGAAAAGCAAAGTAGTGCGGCCTTTAAAAAAGATAAAGGTTTTGAAGACCTTGATGCCCTAATTTTTGATGCCAATGGAAATGGCTATAACGACATTTATGTAGTTAGCGGGGGTAATGAGTTTGATCCAGATTCTGAGATGCTTCAGGATAGGTTATACATTAATGATGGGAAAGGAAATTTCACAAGAGATTTAAATGCGTTGCCAAAAATGCACGATAGCGGCTCCAGAGTATACAAAGCCGATTTTGATAAAGATGGAAAGGAAGAATTACTGGTATTAGGAAGATTAGTTCCTGGAAATTATCCGAGCCCAGCTAACAGTTATATTTTAAAAAATAACAGCAAAAATGGTAAAGTTTCTTTTAAAGACATAACTCAATCGATTGCTCCTTTTCTTACATCTTTAGGGATGGCAACCAGTGCAGAAATTGTAGATATAGATAATGACGGGTGGAAAGATATTATTATTGTAGGAGAATGGATGCCTATTAAAATTTTCAGAAATAATAAAACAGAATTTAAGGATGTTTCTAAAAAAATGGGAATAACCGATGATACTGCTGGATGGTGGTGGAGTATTAAAAAAGGTGATTTCGATAATGATGGAGATCAGGACTTTATAGTTGGAAATCTTGGTAAAAATTATAAATACACCGCCAGTGAAGATGCAACCTTTGACATCTATTTTAAAGATTTTGATGGAAATAACAACAATGATATTGTATTGAGTTATTACAACGAAGGTGAGAAATTTCCATTGAGAGGAAGAGAATGCTCATCGCAACAAATTCCGGGAATAAAAGAGAAATTTCCAGATTACGAATCCTTTTCAACAGCAACACTTGAAGAAGTATATTCAGAAAAAGATTTAGAGAATTCCCTGCACTACCAGGTGAAATCTTTTTCCAGCATATATTTAGAAAATGCTGATGGAAAATTTAAAATTCACGAATTGCCAAATGTGGCTCAAATATCTTCAATTAATCAAATTCTTGTAAAGGATTATGATAACGATGGGCACTTAGACGCCCTAATTGCAGGAAACCTCTTTTGGTCTGAAGTAGAAACAACAAGAAACGATGCCGGCTATGGAATGTTCCTTAAAGGAGATGGAACAGGGAATTTTGAAGAAGTTGTGCCTGCACAAAGTGGCTTCTTCCTACCCGGAGATGTTAAAGATATGGAAACAATTAAGGTCGAAAACCGGGAAATTATCATCGCAGTGAAGAATAACAGTCCTGTTCAATATATTGGAATGAAGAACCAATAA
- a CDS encoding vanadium-dependent haloperoxidase produces MWGLITVLLFNLQIGMGATTASPSTDDNIEAHTQKENLGENNLAYKWGKLALDATANDTDRFKPRPTVSSRFLGLIFTAVFDAWSRYDEKAIPVYMQDINRRPLDEQNLNNKQIAISYAAFRAMNEYYYTDEAIFREFMVELGLDPDDTSLDPATPIGIGNLAAKAVIEARHKDGANQYGEEEGSNGEAYFDYMGYKPVNSAEENIDLNRWQSKYFSDGNGGQYVPDCLTPYWHKVEPVGLQSADQFRPGPPPMVGSAQLEEEVKEVVELQANLTDKQRALVEFMRDGPQSVQQAGHWLKFAQEVSIRDQHNLDKDVKMYFYNQITAMDAFIACWDSKMFYDYARPYALVHEFFKDKEINGWGGPEKGMIKMKGQDWRPYSPSTFLCPPFPGYVSGHSAISGACGEALKLFTGSDEFGSEVKLIPGILTEPDRLGEEVTIEFPTFSGAAEMAGLSRVLGGYHIQADNIAGLELGRKVARENWIFFKKHIGEPVINQHKSLSNN; encoded by the coding sequence ATGTGGGGATTAATTACAGTACTTCTTTTTAACTTACAAATTGGGATGGGAGCTACCACAGCTTCTCCTTCTACTGATGATAATATTGAAGCACACACCCAAAAGGAAAACCTTGGTGAAAATAACCTGGCTTACAAATGGGGGAAATTGGCTTTAGATGCCACTGCTAATGACACTGATAGATTTAAACCAAGACCCACGGTAAGCTCTCGTTTCCTCGGACTTATTTTTACAGCAGTTTTTGATGCCTGGTCCAGGTATGATGAAAAGGCTATTCCCGTTTACATGCAAGACATAAACCGCCGGCCGCTTGATGAACAAAATTTAAACAATAAACAAATAGCCATAAGTTATGCGGCTTTTAGAGCGATGAACGAATATTATTATACCGATGAAGCTATTTTTCGGGAATTTATGGTTGAACTGGGATTAGACCCAGATGACACCTCTCTAGATCCTGCCACTCCCATAGGCATAGGAAACCTGGCAGCAAAGGCAGTTATTGAAGCCAGGCATAAAGATGGTGCAAATCAATATGGGGAAGAAGAAGGCTCTAATGGTGAAGCCTATTTTGATTATATGGGTTATAAACCTGTTAATTCGGCTGAGGAAAATATAGACCTGAACAGGTGGCAATCTAAATATTTCTCTGATGGAAATGGAGGCCAATACGTGCCAGATTGTTTAACGCCTTACTGGCACAAAGTGGAGCCGGTTGGATTACAATCGGCAGATCAATTCAGGCCGGGACCACCTCCTATGGTAGGTTCTGCTCAATTAGAGGAAGAAGTAAAAGAAGTAGTAGAATTACAAGCAAATTTAACCGATAAACAAAGGGCTCTGGTAGAATTTATGCGAGATGGTCCTCAATCTGTGCAGCAAGCCGGCCATTGGCTTAAATTTGCCCAGGAAGTCTCGATTAGGGATCAACATAACCTGGATAAAGATGTTAAAATGTATTTCTATAACCAGATTACCGCAATGGATGCATTTATTGCCTGCTGGGATAGTAAAATGTTTTATGATTATGCCAGGCCTTATGCTTTAGTTCACGAATTTTTCAAAGACAAAGAGATTAACGGCTGGGGTGGCCCTGAGAAAGGAATGATAAAAATGAAAGGACAGGACTGGAGACCATACTCTCCCTCCACTTTTTTATGCCCTCCCTTTCCCGGCTACGTATCGGGTCATAGCGCTATAAGTGGTGCCTGCGGTGAAGCATTAAAACTCTTTACCGGAAGTGACGAATTTGGATCTGAAGTTAAACTAATACCTGGGATCCTTACAGAGCCAGACCGCCTGGGTGAAGAAGTTACTATAGAATTCCCTACGTTTTCAGGAGCGGCAGAAATGGCCGGCTTATCAAGGGTTTTAGGAGGTTACCATATCCAGGCAGATAATATAGCAGGATTAGAGTTGGGAAGAAAAGTGGCCAGGGAAAACTGGATTTTCTTTAAAAAGCATATAGGAGAACCTGTAATAAACCAACACAAAAGCCTTTCAAACAATTAA
- a CDS encoding helix-turn-helix transcriptional regulator gives MKNNILHIKNMVCDRCLMSVENTLQQQNLKYVDVSLGRIAFENELSLSQFQRFEEALKANGFEIVAERHDKIVTDIKSLIIEWVYERKDFENKKLSEVLSEELHYDYSHLTSIFSKANGQSIQSFQNKIKAERIKELLEYDELNISEIADKMGFGSAAYLSTFFKKETGMNPSRFKLEISARKPLDKL, from the coding sequence ATGAAAAATAACATCCTGCATATAAAGAACATGGTTTGCGACCGTTGCCTTATGAGTGTGGAAAACACTTTGCAGCAACAGAACCTTAAATATGTTGATGTAAGTCTGGGCAGGATAGCGTTTGAGAACGAACTTTCTTTATCCCAATTTCAACGTTTTGAAGAAGCGCTAAAGGCTAACGGGTTTGAAATAGTGGCAGAACGGCATGATAAGATTGTAACCGATATTAAGTCTTTAATTATTGAATGGGTTTACGAACGAAAAGATTTTGAGAACAAAAAGCTTTCTGAAGTCTTAAGTGAAGAACTGCATTACGATTATAGCCATCTCACAAGCATCTTCAGTAAAGCAAATGGGCAAAGTATTCAAAGTTTTCAGAATAAAATAAAGGCAGAACGCATTAAAGAATTACTGGAATATGATGAATTAAATATTTCAGAAATTGCCGATAAAATGGGTTTTGGGAGTGCCGCTTATCTTTCTACATTCTTTAAAAAAGAAACAGGGATGAACCCTTCTCGATTTAAACTTGAAATTTCTGCAAGAAAACCCCTGGATAAATTATAA
- a CDS encoding four-helix bundle copper-binding protein — protein sequence MRNEKLLSTLGNCINHCNYCADACLDEDNVKMMKDCIRTDKVCAEVCSTLNQVLVTGYKNVDGLVKYCIEICNACADECGQHEHQHCQDCAKACRECAKACEAYLA from the coding sequence ATGAGAAATGAAAAATTGTTAAGCACATTAGGGAATTGCATTAACCATTGTAATTATTGTGCTGACGCTTGTCTTGATGAAGACAATGTGAAAATGATGAAAGACTGCATTAGAACTGATAAAGTTTGTGCAGAGGTTTGTAGCACGCTTAACCAGGTGCTGGTTACCGGCTATAAAAATGTAGACGGACTCGTAAAATATTGTATTGAAATTTGCAATGCCTGTGCCGATGAATGCGGCCAGCATGAGCACCAACACTGTCAGGATTGCGCTAAAGCTTGCCGCGAATGTGCAAAAGCTTGTGAAGCCTACCTGGCATAA